CACAAGTCAAAGAtctaattaccattagtttaagcagtaaaaatggcccattGAAAAGGGACACAATTTattcaataattaaaattcattatcatgggggggggagtggggtgtgatggcgcagtgggttggaccacagtcctgctctccagtgggtctggggttcgagtcccgcttggggtgccttgtggcggactggcgtcccgtcctgggtatgtccccttccccctccggccttccgccctgtgttgccgggtaggctccggttccccgtgaccccgtatgggacaagcggttctgcaaatgtgtgtgtgtgtgtgtgtatcatggggggggcacggtggtgcagcgggcttggccaggtcccacccTCCGacgggtctgtggtttgagtcctgcttggggtgccttgtggtgggctGGTGttccgtcttgggtgtgtcccctccccatccagccttgagccctgtgttgccaggttaggcttcagtttgccatgaccccactcaggacaagcagttttagacagtgtgtgtgtgtatcatagGGGAATCCAGGTGGAATTTGCCTTCACCCAAACAAAATTTATCACCTGATTTCATGGGCATCACAGAGAGCATGGCATCAAActaaaaaagatatttaaagcTAACTTATGCTAGataattttaaatactgtacaaaatcTTCATAGCACTTCATGTAAAGTAATATGGTGCAGTGTGCTGTAAATTTGTTATATATTATttgtcttttattattaaattttattaaatgggTCAtacaaggggggtgtggtggcacagtgggttggaccaggtcctgctctctggtgggtctggggttcgagtcccgcttggggtgccttgcgacagattggcgtcctgtcctgggtgtgtccccaccccctccagccttatgccctcagttgccaggttaggctccagctccctgcaaccctgtatgggacaagtggctcagagtgtgtgtgtgtaaatataaaatgaaaactgcatgcTTTTTCTTGCAGGATTTAACTGTAGAAGTTTTTTGGACATTGTACCTGAAGATGAAAGAGGTAGGTAAAATTAATATGCTCTTACTCTCCCTTCTTTAGAGACAATTTGACCTGtatagtaattattttatttagtttacatCATTGTCCAAGATTCGACAATGTTATATTTGTACAATAAgtgacttaaaattatttactgacTTAAACAGGCAGGggcatggtagtgcagtgggttgaactgggttctgctctctggtggatctggggtttgagtccggcttgaggtgccttgcagtggactggtgtcctgtcctgggtgtgccccctccccctccagccttatgccctgtgttgccaggttaggctctggctccctgtgaccctgtatgggataagtggttcagacagtgtgtgtgtatgtgtgtgtgtgtgtgtgtgtgtgtgagagagatttaaACAGCAGTGTATTCTCACTGGAGTAGCTCttggtaagttccttgctcaactGTGTTGCATCAGGAGTGAGATCTTACCTGGAAACCTTTCTGATTACAGTGGCCTTAACCACCATGACACTGACTGAAAGAACTGGGGTGTCTAACATGTCTGAATTGCTTTTTAGATCTGCTTCCATACACTAGGCTACGTTATATACCAGACTGCAAGCCAAGGCCTCAGTCCCAAGCTCACTTCTTCAAACTCACACCTTCTCACATTTATTAAGACATAACCCTCGCGAACAGTatcacacataaacacaaacacatctcaTACACCCAAACTGCTCTACACATACAAATTCACATGCCTGTGTACAATCTCCCGACTGAATTCCATTGCTACTGAGCCATACCTGGGAacagcttgtagcatagtggttacaactactgcctttagacccccAGGTgtcaggtttgagcctcacctctggttgtagtactcttgagcaaggtacttaccctgaattactccagtaaaattaccctcctgtataaatgggtaaataattgtaatcttaacattgtaagtcactttggagaaaagtgtcaaataaatgtaggtaCCTTTGTCCTTATATTCCTTCCTATTATGAGGaagaatattatttattttttctaaatagCAATTggtttctgttttacatttcaaactGTTCAActgaacataataaaaaaaggctGGTTATTCCAGTTATTCAAAACTGCAGTCCAGCAAGTTTTAGTTTATGGGGAAATCATTCAAACATCTTATTCTTGTGCTTAAAGGTTAAGGTAACAGTTTGCAGACCATCTCTCAATGTCTGCAGCAAGAGCCTACAACTCCTCCTTTGGGATCTCCATTCACTGTCAGGTCTGGCAAGAGGCATATCTAAAGTGTGCCTGAACTGCCTTCACTTGCTCTCTGTCCATGTGGAGCTACAACAGCCTCtctgattttgttcttttcatcacTACCCAAAGCACATGACCAAAGATCAGGAATGTCCAACTGAACTGATGGTCCTCAGTTTATCTCGGCTACAGAATTTTTTACTTATAGAGCTTATATAATGAAACTCTTTAAGGAGACAGCCCCTTCCCTCAAATTTGTTGTGTCTGCAAAGTGAAGTTGTCAAAGGGACAGCAATAGCACAAATTCAATACATTGCTGCAATTTCCTTTAGAGATTCCCCTCTTCCCTCTTAGCCAAGAAAAGTACTACAAATCACTTGAATTACTTAATAATAGTAGTGATATGTGAATTTGTGTATTGGGACCCTGTTTCACGCTTGGTTTCTGTGTCTGCAAAGTGAAgcagtcattttatttaattatgccacagtaatttgttttaatgagaaTTATGTCACTAACTGTGACTTTAACACGTATAGTCCTCAGACCAGTTCACAATAATGACTAACCCTTGgctaaaaaaaaggtttgtcaCCCCGGTAATAGTTAATGATGGGGTGGTACACCAAATGGTGAATTTGGTGGCAGCCTTATCTGAGGATTTTAAGCCCTACTGAACTTCCATAAATGGAGCAGGGCCTGCAGTGTTGCAGTTAGCCAGTGCTTAACCTCTTCTCTTTGCTGTCACTTGTGTAAAGGGCCACAAAATAGTGAAACTATGTCTGTTGTCAATTGTTGGTCATGATTGTAGTGTGAAAGATGTATTTATGTATCTTTTTAAAACCTGATTGTCAATCTTTTTGATCCTAAAAACAAGATTTAAGTAGCTTTTTAATACCAGATAATGAATGTCTACATGCATTCTATGTTTTatggggcagttggtagtgtagtggttagtgctgctgccttcaaaTCTAAAGGTTGCTGCTTCAAATCTTTCTTACTGTTGTAGTaaccttgtgcaaggtactttacATCCTAAATTGGtcaagtaaaattatccagctttgtaaatagtttaacattgtaagttgctttggagaaaagttttagctaactaaataaatgtaaatgtaaggcctTGATGTGCAAAATGGTATGGTCTAAAAAGGGTGGGAGTTGTAGCACATGAGGTGGCCCTGAATACAGTCAAAGAGAGCAGCTGATGTTGAAAGTGGGTAATTGTAATGTGCTTGTACATCATGTTTTGAActatgttttattgtttgtaaatAGCCTGCACTTCTCACATTGCAAATTTTTCATTAGCACTGCTGCCAACACAACTCTCAGTGAGGAATGTTGCTATGACATTTAAGCATGTTGCTAATTGCCAGAATTAACAAAGGCCTAAACTTGTTGCCCAAAGGGTCATATGCAGGTAGAACTGAGGGTGCTCATACAGCCATAAGAGATCTTTTATTCTGTTATGTCAGCTGATAGCCACAAATATGTTTGGCTTATTCCCAAATTCGCGTGGGCATTCAAACTGGTTCCTAAAAGTTGTCATAGCTGAGGGTGGATGTGGGGATAATCTCCCACTTCCTATAAAATGCTCCCATTAACATGCGTCTCAAGTAGCCTCTGACAACCAAAGCCCAGTTCCTGACCTTCACGTGACAGGACCTGTTCCTACAGACAGGAGAAGGGGCGAAGGTAGGTCACTGGGGCCTTAATAACCAGTTGCTTCAGGCAGGAGGGGCTCATCAGCCTGGAAAGGCAACCCACCTAGGAGAAGGAATATTCCAATTTCAAATCTCCGCTGCCTTACGGCCATACTCATTTATAGGAAAGGCTTCGAAAGTCAACCCTGAGGATAAATCTGGAGCTGGAgtccctaaaaaaaaaaaaagattggtaagagggtatcaggatttgtctatcctgtgctttatgcacctacttgaatgaacctcggtgcagcaaatggtaggtaacaaacgaggtttacttgagtcacatgtctgcagctatgtctctttctcttaatgtaatgcataaattgtagttttgctgagatgtatgtcacttcggacaaaaacgtctgctaaattaataaatgtaaatgtaaggccgTCCGCTGCTGTCTTCAACATTGTTCCGGCAACTCCTGCGATGACGGTGGTGCCAAGTTGTACTGGCTCTTGCCTTTCCCTTGGATCTCACCAATAGCATGAAGAGGGGTGACCTGCTCTGTGGGCTACAGCTAGTGTACCATTCATTCCTGCCCAGGCTTGCACACTGGAAAGGTCACTCCAGTGTCATCTCACCGTGACAACACAACACAGAGAGCAGCAGTCTACCAGTGACAAGTCATGCTTAACTAGCATAGAGCGAAGCGCCAGGGGCTGCTTCTGACGGTGGGAGAGATCATCGCGTCTCACTGGACAACTACTGCCCGCCTAAGCTGTGCAGTCCACACCCAGTAAGGTGCTGTCTTGCCACAGTCTGCTTGCTTCACTAAGTGCGTGAACCTTAAGATTTTCCTTGACAGGCAGACAGAAACCCTGCACCagacaaaacaagaaacaaaacaaggagACCAGCACTCCAACTCCAACTAAGTTGCTGGAATGTTCGAACCATGACTACTGGTCTATGTAGTAACATTCTGGAGATAGATGATGCACGCAAGACAGCAGTTATTGATACTGAACTGTTCAGATTGAAAGTGGACATTGCTGCACTCCAAGAAAAGTCAGCCTGAAAAAGACTACCATGATGAGACAAGGCATTGAGAGTCCCCCTTCAATCATAACCTCTGACTACATGCTGGAAGTAGTGTACCAGTTTACCTACCTCAGCTCCACAATCACTGACAAGCTCTCTCTCGACTCTGAGATCAACCAGAGGATCGGCCAAGCTGTAACAACCTTCACACCCTGACAATGAGAGTCTGGAATTATAGCAAGCTGATAGTATGCACCAAGACGGCTGTCTACAGCATCTGCATCCTCAGCACTCTGCTGTATGGAAGCAAGTCTTGGACTCTGTAGATGCTCAGCATCTGGGCTCAGTTTAGAAGCGCTTTGTGGGTTACTCTGTCCTGCCACGGAACGTCAAGGATGCACCTGAGGTTGCTCATGTGGAAGGTATTGTTCTTGTCTGGAGTACAGTCTACTGCAACAGTGCTATCTCCAATGGCTCAGTCATGTGCATCGCATGGCAGATGTTAGAATCCCCAAGGGCCTGCTTTATGGTGAACTTGCCACAGGTACCAGGGCACTGGGCTGCCCCCACCTTCGCTTCAAAGTCATCTGCAGGCGAGATATGAAGGCCATGGGCATCAGAATAGAAGACTAGGAGGAACGCGCTAGTAACCGTGTGGAGGCAGGAGGTTTGGGAGGGTGTCAAGAAGAGGGAGACCGTGCTGAAccaagcagcagtggagaaaagagtgcagagaaaagcatcacagtCCACAACATCGAACAGCAGGATTTTCAAATGTGCCATCTGCCAGAGAAACTTCCTTTCCCATGTGGGACTCTACAGCAACACTAAGTACTGCTCTGCTAGTGCTCCCTGATCTCGTGCGCATGTACCATAGTCTCTCAAAACCGATGGTTGCCATCGTTCATATTGCCAATTTGAACTTTCAAGAGTTATCATGCCACTAAGCAGCTGGCCTCTGTTTTGCTGATTTCAGTGTGAGCTCTAATCGTCTTAAGATCATGAAGAAATATTTATCACTAATATCTTGGATCGAGGCCTtggcgtggtggaagggcttgcgtgatctagggatctccagagctgtgtcgtcaggagcagtatgctcctggtagggtctccaaaggcaaacaggtctggagtgaagatccagactaacacaatctgaaaaacccctatggaaaatgggaacagaAGAACGTTTaacctgcccagaatagggtcaccaggacctacccctggagccaggcctaggggtagtgttcctaggcgagcgcctggtggtcgggctcagcccgaaaagacatcgtgggggggccatgtgggcccaccacctgcaaggtccaacacgGGGCCGGGTGCGATGTGtaccaggcagcaggagggggcagggtggtgcatggtgtCGTGGCCCCTcatgacagaaactggctcttggtacatggaatgtaacctcactgggggggaaggagctggaactgatgcgggaggttgagaaataccaactagatatagttgggctcacctccactcacagtgttggctctgaaACTAAACTCCTCAATATGGGAGTAGTcgctctcctactcaggagttgcacagggtgagaggcaccgggcgggtgtggggatactctcAAACCCtcggctgccatacagttggagtttatcccggtggacaagagggtcacctcaatacgacttagggttgcagagaggaagactttgactgttgtgtgtgcttatgcaccaaacagcagttcagagtatttggccttcttggagagggtgggtggggttctggacagggctccacctacagactccatagtcctgctgggggacttcaacattcacgttggcaatgactgggaaatctggctgGGGGTGAtagggaagaacggcttgctcgatctgaacccaaatggtgaaatgttattggacttctgtgctagccttggtttgtccataacaaacaccatgttcgaacacaaggatgttcataagtgtacttggtaccagagctccttgggccaaaggtgaatgatcgactttgtagtcgtttcatctgacttgtgGTCAcctgttctggacactcgggtgaagagaggtgctgagctgtcaaccgatcaccatctggtggtgagttggatcagatggcggggaaaactaatggacagacccagtagacccaaatgtttaatgagggtgtgctgggaatgactgtcagaggagCTTGTCCAGGATGGTTTTAACTtgcacctccgggagagcttctcccatgtcccggaggacgtaggggacatggagtctgaatggaccctgttcaaaacctccattgtggaagcagccaggcacagctgtggtcaAAAGcctgttggtgccagccagggcggcaacccgagaacccgctggtggacaccagtggtgagggaagtaatcaagctgaagaaggaggcctttagggcctggtggctctggggactcctgactcagcagacaggtaccagcaggtgaaaaaggcagcagcggctgtggttgcagaagcaaaatccagggcatgggaggagtttggagaggccatggaaaacgactatcagtcggcttcaaagaggttctggtgAACTatctggcagctcagaaggggtcagaggagtttcgctcaggatgtgttcagcaggagtggagaaactctgacctctgatgagaaCATTGTAggaaggtggaaggagcactttgaagaaatcttaaacccaagtgatatgcctcccttacaggagtcagggcctgaggctttcTGACTGTCAGAGTctatttccctggtggaagtcactgaggtagttggaaacctccacagtggcaaagcaccaggggtgtaTCAGATTCGcacagaactgcttaaggccctggatgttgcagggctgtcatggttgacacgcctctgcaatgttgcatggacctcggggacagtgcctttggattggcaaactagGGTGGTAGCCtgtatctttaagaaaggggactggagagtgcgTGACAGCTATCAGgatatcacacttctcagcctccctgggaaagtctatgccggggtgctggagaggaggctccagccaatagttgaacctcagattgaagaggaaaaaTGCAGCTTTCgaccctggccatggaacagtggaccagctttttactctcacagataattgaaggagCATGGGAGTTCagtaatccagtctacatgtgttttgtggacttggagaaagTCTATAAccatgttccccgggaaattctgtgggaggtgcttagggagtatggggtaccagggccacttctgcgggccattcggtctgtacatacggagcgaaagctgtgtccgcatactctgcattaagtcaagcctgttcagtgtgagTGTTGggctctgccaaggttgtgccttgtgtccactcctgtttgtggttttcatggacaggatatcaaggcgcagtcaaggccaagagggcattctgtgtgggtgtcggaaggtgacgtctctgctttttgcagatgatattgtccttttggcaccatcacatggttgcctccaacacgcactggaacggtttgcagctaagtgtgggatgaggatcagcacctcaaagtttGAGTCCATGGTTGTTTCACGGAAAAAGacggcatgccccctccaggtaaggggagagaatttgccccaggtggaggagttcaagtatcttgaggtcttgttcacgagtgaggggagaagagagcgtgagatcggccgcagactgggagtagcggcagcagtaatgcagtcgctgtactggactgtagtggtgaagggagagctgagccataaggcaaagctctccatttatcggtcgatctacatccccaccctcacctatggtcatgaactttgggtcatgatcgaaagaataagatcgcagatacaagctgctgaaatgagttttctctgcagggtgttgggactcactctccgtgatagggtgaagagttcggacatctgggaggaacttagagtagagccgctactcgttcacattgagaggagccagttgaggtggttcgggcatctgataaggaggCCCCCTGGCGCcttcctttggaggtataccgggtatggccaactgggacaaggccctgaggtcggcccaggacctgctggagggattatatctcacagttggcctgggaacaggggcggctgggcctctctgctttccctgctgccaccacaaccctattaggacaagcgggatcaaagatggatggatggatggatggatggatggatggatggatggatggatggatggacggataatatgtaatatacatCCCAGTATTCTTTTAAGTTTATTAACTGCATTAAATCTGACATCACAACAGAGTGACAGCACCCACCTTGTTTCACCAGAAAGTAGTAGTAGAACTACCCCCCACCTTGAGTAGTCATTTATATACCTGTCTGAACACTTGTGTTGATCTATGCCGAAAATTCAACTCAGTATTTTTACCGAACCCATTAGCAGATGGCATTGGCTGTAATGTGTTAACTTGGTTTTCTACCGAGATTTGCAGCCTGGATTCCTTACACTTACTCCTCTACTGGTGATGCAAGAGCCAGGGTAGTGTTACGCTGATAACTGTATTTTAGGATAACTTGCTTAcagtaaggggggtgcggtggcgcagtgggttggaccgcagtcctgctctccggtgggtctggggttcaagtcctgattggggtgccttgcgacggactggcgtcccgtcctgggtgtgtcccctccccctctggccttacgccctgtgttgccgggtaggctccggttccccgtgaccccgtatgggacaagcggttctgaaaatgtgtgtgtgtgcttacagTAAGGATTGTGCTAGTGGAATGGTGTACTCAGAAGGTTTTCTCTTTAGGCATCCTCTGGCTGTGCATCTTGGCCGAATGTTTATACATCAACCTTCTGCTGGTTGGAGGTCTTCTCATGTTCACAGAGATTTTCCACTGCTACCAGAACATGAAGAGCCTCAAGATTAATGCCTTTGCTGCTCTGTGTACGGTCCTGTCAGGTAGTTCTGCAGATAAACTCACTTGCTTTAAATGaccaaatgtgaaatgtgttcaaATAAGATAAGTATCTACCAAAGATAatagaaaacatatttaaatttacctCATGAAATGAAGTTTTAAGATGGTCAAAAGGGATCCTGTAGAACATCTATGTAACATCTCAAAGAGAGTTACTTTTACCCAGTGGTTTTTTGGTTCTTCTTCGCAGGCCTTCTGGGGATGGTGGCCCACATGATGTACACTACAGCCTTTCAGCTTGCTGTTGCCCTTGGACCAGTGGACTGGAGACCCCATACCTGGGACTATAGCTGGTCCTATCTGTAAGACCGTATACTAGGGTCTTTGTTACACCTAATCAGTTCGGCATGTTTACTTCTTGCAGCTCCATTATAAAACAGTGGGCAATATCACTCAAACGTACTCACATACTAAATTTTTAACCCTGGTGGTCAGCACTGCTGAAATTATTTAGATTAGTGGTGAttgcagcacctggacaaaaaaaagaacagttttaatgagtactgtatgtatgtttttaaaattcctcaaagtgctccttccacctccgaCAATgccctcatcagaggtcagagtttcttcactcttgctgagcacagcttgagcgacgCTCCTCTaacccctcctgagccaccggatagttctccagaacctctttgaggtcGACCGATATTCATTTTCCAttgcctctccaaactcctccaatgctctggattttgcttctgcaaccacagctgctgccaccttttttgcctgccggtacctgtctgctgagtcaggagtccccagagccagccaggccctaaaggcctccttcttcagtctgacggcttccctcaccaccggtgtccaccagcaggtttggctggcaccaacaagcttttgacCACAaatgtgcctggctgcttccacaatggaggttttcaACAGGGTCCactcagactccatgtcccctacctcctccgggacatgggagaagctctcccggaggtgtgagttaaaatcattctggacagggtcctcaAACAATTGTTCCTTGCACATCCTCAGTAAACGCTTgggtctactgggtctgtccatcagttttccccaccatctgatccaactcaccacaaGATGGTGATCAGTGATCTCACGCCTTATCAGAGTTGTCCATTTAAACTGGTACTCCCAGTGCTGCACCATTGCCTTCCTACACTTTTACTGTTTCCTTGTCAGCTGCAAAAAGTCCTATCCATTGCCTGTGTGACCCAGACTACCTGAATCCTCTTTGGCTGAGGACATTGCAAAAAGTGCCAGATGATGAAGATCCAATAGCACTGGCCCACGATGACCCATGCATTACTTCATTTCCCACCATTGGTCCCCTCTGTCCCCAAGACAACCCCTCACTAAAATCTGTGCATCACCCTGTAGGGACAGCAGACAATTCACCCAAAACCCCGAGCTTTAGGCTCAGCAaacgaccaaaaaaaaagaaataaatctgcAAGGTGACAGAGCATCACTCACTCACATGCATTAACCAATTAACCTTGTTTGGAGGTTATCATGGTGCAAGGCTTTGATGGAGATGAGATGCCAGTTAACTGAAGGGATGCAGAACTTCCTACCTTGAAAATAATCATCATGCTACCCACAGCCATGTATTAGATTCCATTTTGCCCCTAGCTAAAATTGATATAGTATAGCAATGTAATCATAGCCAGAAGGTCAGTAAGCCATGCAAATATATGACCCACACTGGGTGCACAAAGGCACATATTGGTGGGTTGTACAAGTTCTGTCCTAGATGTGagcattaatgaaaatatgcttATGAACACAGTGGCTAAATGAAGCATAAGCAAGCATGttccaagaaaaaaagtgttagtTGTATAAGTGCACTGCGCTTGAATCGTGTTTGATGTTAACTGGGCAATAACTACACAAGGTTCCAAATTGTCACACGGAACCAAGAACACGGGGACAgctagacccaagtgcaggatcctTTGTTAGGAACCAAGGGGTCTTgcaagttctcgttgtcaggGATAGGCAAAGAGTAGGGTGATcggtggtcagagtgggagcaagAATACATGGACGTAGTCAGAAGATGCAGCAAATGGTCAGAAGCAGGGGAACAAAGAATAGGAGCTAGGAATGAAGAAGACTAGAACATAGGTGTAagagggacagttgtctcagtgagattccacaagtgcAAAGGGCCtaaggagggtcttttaaaagtgagtgttctgatCAccatcaggtgctgttgattttGGTGCAGGTGTGGACATGACAAAAATGACCCTTTTGCAGCTGCTAGTAACttaggaagaaaggaaaaattgtaaaaaaaaagctatggCTTGCTTAATAGTTTGTAATATATGTTCTGCCCGCAGACTTgtttagttcatttaaaaagaaaaagaaatgttcgATATGactaattgctttgttgagctgAACCTTTCTTTTGATGCCTTAATGCGCGActgcggaacctttatttcaatACGTCGATGCGCAATTTGTTTATGTGTGGTAATTCCACGATGCACTACTGGCAGGATAGGTGTGGTGGAAGTGTCTGAGTTCTGTTTTTCCTACGCCCCtggaagcaataacttttcatttgcattttcacctgtcatttggagacaataaaggagcaagacgcacatatcctggctcgtgagaatagagtttggcttgctgttaaactatGTTAATGTACTGGTTGTGCATAACACGTagggagaacagtacaataTACAAAGGTGCCAAAAAGCTCCGGGTACTTTAGGTTTATAAAGTTAATTAACTTTGACTCTAAAGTTTCAACTTCAGGAGCACTGTGGtttattactgtaaaatattccgaagtggggggcacggtggcgcagtgggttggaccgggtcctgctctccggtgggtctgcggttcgagtcccgcttggggtgccttgcgacggactggcgtcccgtcctgggtgtgtcccttctccctccggccttacgccctgtgttaccgggtaggctccggttccccgtgaccccgtatgggacaagtggttctgaaaatctgtgtgtgtgtgtgtattccgaAGTACATGAAGTGAAATGAAGACAAAGCAACagaggacaaagtgaaaattcatATCTGATTCTTACATATCTTATAATatgtaaatgagcaaaaatgtACTTGTAAATCATACTTGACTAATAGTAATTTGATCCTTCTCAGGTTGGCATGGGGATCATTCACAGCCTGCTTGGCATCAGCAGTGACAACCCTGAACAGATACACCAGAACTATTCTGGAGCTCAAGCATAGGAAGATGACTGCAgagaagaaactgaagattCAGCAACTGCTGTTTGACATCTACAGTACCTTTGAACCCAACTCAACACTAGACATCCCTGCTGGTGGCTGTCAGCTTTCTGGTGCCTCGGTTATCTTCGATCGCAGTGACCTGCCTGATGAGTATTGTTAAGTGACTCGCAGAACATTTCATCACCGTTCTTTTTATATAGCAACAAACAGCAGATACGCATTTGAAATGAGATAATTCttaattcttcatttatttattccactaGTTCTGCTCCATTTCTGTTCCTAATACTGTATTGCATTATACTCCACTCTCATCAGTATATCCTCGTG
Above is a genomic segment from Scleropages formosus chromosome 5, fSclFor1.1, whole genome shotgun sequence containing:
- the LOC108923539 gene encoding germ cell-specific gene 1-like protein, which translates into the protein MCVGQHPRASLSLILNIMAFSFAVIAVITSYWCEGSRKVVKPLCTGLSHVRRTYCISFNSSNLNDSRLVQYILETGENKFIMRKFHAGIWFSCEENENLTGFNCRSFLDIVPEDERGILWLCILAECLYINLLLVGGLLMFTEIFHCYQNMKSLKINAFAALCTVLSGLLGMVAHMMYTTAFQLAVALGPVDWRPHTWDYSWSYLLAWGSFTACLASAVTTLNRYTRTILELKHRKMTAEKKLKIQQLLFDIYSTFEPNSTLDIPAGGCQLSGASVIFDRSDLPDEYC